In one Winogradskyella sp. MH6 genomic region, the following are encoded:
- a CDS encoding Piwi domain-containing protein, whose translation MQEHLKTNILNFKWPSSAPTIYLSLEDIEESHPIHWSKFSKQIKEAFPDTDLSKVEHIYTTFTQEIPNAPSIKIDLTKGKELRIYKQFLKHQLKTYFLEKGYIVVKNFVRDVQVWLPSKNGNTGDYNLFYKFSFKIQFAKLTDLPELIVSYDGTSKVLTKSVQDIEETEFIKRCVYGQKTFNYQMDLDSEDREDFYNSIDFSQAFPIFNLQLARAISIPIEEPERSKNKYQKYVALISNFAEKYLFTEEFKALFPFKQDAFIDVPGNRINHINPNLGLLEFGKDQYGNKKTHLVPKKAMNILSPYRRPNNQNIKIFFICHTSHKNDVLKFYDNFKNGVQTEKVFYKGLEAYVNIKASSSKEHFIEFTNENDPIPEIVEKLESLTFDHDNIKYAAFYLSPFDRFTPDPDDREIYIRIKELFLNEGIVTQVVDYEKMVINIENQYNFQFSLQNMALAIHAKLGGAPWKLAVTDKKELVIGVGAFTNQGENRRYIASAFSFQNNGLFRNFEYFNQNETKLLAGSILKAIRDFTSVAQADKVVIHFYKEMSYEELQPIIDGMNKLKLGVPLYILNINKTEAEDMIAYDVNWGNKLMPVSGTYIRIAENQFLLFNNAHYPNDIYYADTDGYPFPIKIKISSPDEDAFEDVEVIEELLTQVYQFSRLYWKSLRQQNVPITIKYPEMVAQIAPRFENGVPEDAKDTLWFL comes from the coding sequence ATGCAAGAACACTTAAAAACCAACATACTCAATTTTAAATGGCCAAGTAGCGCGCCTACCATATACTTATCATTGGAGGATATAGAAGAAAGCCATCCAATTCATTGGTCAAAGTTTTCAAAGCAGATTAAAGAGGCGTTTCCAGATACAGATTTATCTAAAGTAGAGCATATTTATACAACGTTTACTCAAGAAATACCCAATGCACCAAGTATCAAAATAGACTTGACAAAAGGTAAAGAACTACGCATTTACAAGCAATTCCTTAAACACCAATTAAAAACATATTTTTTAGAAAAGGGCTATATCGTAGTCAAAAACTTTGTGCGTGATGTGCAAGTGTGGTTGCCTTCAAAAAACGGGAATACAGGAGACTATAACCTCTTTTATAAATTTTCATTTAAGATACAGTTCGCAAAACTTACAGACTTACCAGAGCTAATAGTGTCTTATGATGGTACATCAAAAGTACTTACAAAGTCTGTTCAGGATATTGAGGAAACAGAGTTTATTAAGCGTTGCGTGTATGGTCAAAAGACATTCAATTACCAAATGGACCTCGATTCAGAGGATAGAGAAGACTTTTACAATAGCATAGATTTTAGTCAAGCCTTTCCAATATTCAATTTACAATTGGCAAGAGCTATAAGCATTCCAATTGAAGAACCAGAAAGATCAAAAAACAAATATCAAAAATATGTAGCACTCATTTCCAATTTTGCAGAAAAATATTTGTTTACAGAAGAATTTAAAGCCTTATTCCCATTTAAACAAGATGCTTTTATAGATGTTCCTGGTAACCGTATCAATCACATAAATCCCAACTTGGGCTTATTAGAGTTTGGTAAAGACCAATATGGCAATAAGAAAACCCATTTAGTGCCTAAAAAGGCAATGAATATCTTAAGTCCTTATCGCAGACCAAACAATCAAAATATCAAGATATTTTTCATTTGCCACACCTCTCATAAAAATGATGTATTGAAGTTTTATGACAATTTTAAAAATGGTGTACAAACAGAGAAAGTTTTTTACAAAGGTTTAGAAGCTTATGTAAACATCAAAGCATCATCATCTAAAGAACACTTTATCGAATTTACCAATGAAAACGACCCGATTCCAGAAATAGTTGAAAAGTTAGAAAGCCTAACCTTCGACCACGATAATATAAAATACGCAGCATTTTATTTAAGCCCATTCGATAGGTTCACACCAGATCCTGACGACCGCGAAATTTACATCCGTATTAAAGAACTGTTTTTAAACGAAGGCATAGTTACCCAAGTGGTAGATTATGAAAAAATGGTCATCAATATTGAAAATCAATACAACTTCCAATTCTCATTACAAAACATGGCTTTGGCTATCCATGCCAAATTAGGTGGTGCACCTTGGAAGCTGGCAGTAACTGATAAAAAAGAATTGGTAATTGGAGTAGGAGCATTTACCAATCAAGGGGAAAACAGAAGGTATATTGCCAGTGCATTTAGTTTTCAAAATAATGGATTGTTTAGAAATTTTGAATACTTCAACCAAAACGAAACAAAACTATTAGCAGGTAGCATATTAAAAGCAATTAGAGATTTTACATCAGTAGCCCAAGCAGATAAAGTAGTCATTCATTTTTATAAAGAAATGAGCTACGAAGAACTGCAACCAATTATTGATGGTATGAACAAACTAAAATTAGGAGTGCCTTTATATATTCTGAATATCAATAAAACCGAAGCAGAAGATATGATTGCTTACGATGTAAATTGGGGTAATAAATTAATGCCTGTAAGCGGTACATACATTCGCATTGCCGAAAACCAATTCTTATTGTTTAACAATGCACATTACCCAAACGATATTTATTATGCAGATACAGATGGTTATCCATTTCCAATAAAGATAAAAATAAGCAGTCCGGATGAAGACGCTTTTGAAGATGTTGAGGTGATTGAAGAATTGTTAACCCAAGTATATCAGTTCAGCAGATTGTATTGGAAATCCTTACGCCAACAAAATGTACCAATTACCATAAAATATCCCGAAATGGTAGCCCAAATAGCACCTCGTTTCGAAAACGGTGTTCCAGAGGACGCTAAAGATACGTTGTGGTTTTTATAA
- a CDS encoding DUF6660 family protein, with product MKVLALILSIYIFALNLVPCEDNGIPDNEVKTEISQALDNDHQHQGADLCSPFCQCHCCHIHVIHFKVVDYSVSNTVIPTQLFYYFDGLEKDFNTTLLQPPQV from the coding sequence ATGAAAGTTTTAGCACTCATATTATCTATTTATATCTTTGCGCTCAATTTAGTGCCTTGTGAAGATAATGGTATACCAGATAATGAGGTTAAAACCGAAATTTCTCAAGCGTTAGACAACGACCATCAACATCAAGGAGCAGATCTATGCTCACCATTTTGCCAATGCCATTGTTGTCATATTCACGTGATACATTTTAAGGTTGTAGATTACAGTGTATCTAATACTGTTATTCCAACACAACTTTTCTATTATTTTGATGGTCTTGAAAAAGACTTCAATACCACCCTTTTACAGCCACCACAGGTTTAA